From the Nodularia sp. NIES-3585 genome, one window contains:
- a CDS encoding Rpn family recombination-promoting nuclease/putative transposase → MTEITANYDETWKEVIGDYFDSFLTFFYPEIYQQIDWTKNPISLDKELEQITASADSKTRHADKLFQVWLLDNQEVWILIHVEVQSQYDKEFSQRMFIYNYRAFDLYQKPVISLAILGDETNSWRPSSYQYGLGSSQLIFNFSSVKLLDYQCEDLEQSNNIFAIVVMAHLKTKATNSNLSAREQWKWNLARLLYERGYNRKEIVDLYKVIDLMMALSQDLQLSFEEKLANYQEERKMPLLTNIEQRTIKQTLKQNISDLLVSRFGNLPENLTEDIGTIQDINILKQLLLSTIGVNSLEEFAQLVNSNLRKAD, encoded by the coding sequence ATGACGGAAATTACAGCTAACTATGATGAAACCTGGAAAGAAGTAATAGGAGATTACTTTGATTCATTTCTCACCTTCTTTTACCCAGAAATCTATCAACAAATAGATTGGACTAAAAACCCCATTTCTCTAGATAAAGAATTAGAACAGATTACCGCATCTGCGGACAGCAAAACACGCCACGCTGATAAATTATTTCAAGTGTGGTTATTAGATAATCAAGAAGTTTGGATATTAATCCATGTAGAAGTACAAAGTCAATATGATAAAGAATTTTCCCAAAGAATGTTTATCTACAACTATCGAGCTTTTGATTTATATCAAAAACCAGTTATTAGTTTAGCCATACTAGGAGATGAAACTAACAGTTGGCGACCTAGTTCTTACCAGTATGGCTTAGGAAGTAGTCAATTAATCTTTAACTTTTCTAGTGTCAAGCTTCTAGATTATCAGTGTGAGGATTTAGAGCAAAGTAATAATATTTTTGCTATAGTGGTAATGGCACATTTAAAGACTAAAGCCACTAACAGCAATTTGTCAGCTAGGGAACAGTGGAAATGGAACTTAGCGAGATTACTTTATGAAAGAGGTTATAACCGTAAAGAAATTGTTGACTTGTATAAAGTCATTGATTTAATGATGGCTTTATCTCAAGACCTGCAATTAAGTTTTGAGGAAAAATTAGCTAATTATCAAGAGGAACGAAAAATGCCACTTTTAACTAACATCGAACAACGGACTATAAAACAAACTCTGAAACAAAATATTTCTGATTTACTAGTTAGTCGCTTTGGGAATTTACCCGAAAATCTAACCGAAGATATTGGAACAATTCAGGATATAAATATTTTAAAACAACTTCTACTATCAACAATTGGCGTTAATTCTTTAGAAGAATTTGCACAGCTTGTTAACTCTAATTTACGAAAAGCAGATTAG
- a CDS encoding homocysteine biosynthesis protein gives MRTIAEINEKISRKRAVVLTIEELKARVAEVGVSKVAKEVDVITTGTFEPMESSGAMINLGHTDPPIKIRRCWIDGVPAYSGFGAVDLYLGASCPVDVMDGEEVREQGGGHVIENLIAGKPVHVKAQGQVTDCYPRATFETTITRDTINQFYLFNPRNLYQNFIVGVNGGDRSLFTYLGPLQPSLGNAVYSNPGAISPLLNDPDLQLVGIGTRIFLGGGIGYVAWEGTQHFPLQKRLPNRTPIGPSATLALIGDAKQMDARWVRGCYFKSYGPSLMLGVGVPLPVLNEEVVKCCSVQDKDLVAPIVDFSIPRRVRPTFGLVSYAQLKSGRITIEGKTVRVAPLASMFFSRQIAAELKQWISAGTFTLTEPVAPIPMDRSFLPQDRWTDF, from the coding sequence ATGCGAACAATTGCCGAAATCAACGAGAAAATCAGCCGCAAACGTGCGGTGGTATTAACAATTGAAGAATTAAAAGCACGAGTAGCCGAAGTCGGTGTGAGCAAAGTTGCTAAAGAAGTTGATGTAATTACCACTGGGACATTTGAGCCAATGGAATCCAGTGGTGCCATGATTAATCTGGGACATACTGACCCCCCCATCAAAATTCGGCGCTGTTGGATAGATGGCGTACCAGCATACTCAGGTTTTGGAGCAGTAGATTTATACTTGGGTGCGAGTTGTCCTGTAGATGTCATGGATGGCGAAGAAGTCCGCGAACAGGGTGGTGGTCATGTAATTGAGAACTTAATCGCCGGCAAACCTGTACACGTAAAAGCTCAAGGACAAGTTACAGATTGTTACCCACGGGCGACGTTTGAAACGACTATTACCCGTGACACCATCAATCAGTTTTATTTATTCAATCCGCGCAATCTTTATCAAAATTTTATCGTAGGTGTGAACGGAGGCGATCGCTCGCTGTTTACTTACCTTGGACCCTTACAACCTAGTTTAGGAAACGCTGTTTACTCTAACCCTGGGGCAATTTCCCCCTTACTTAACGACCCCGATTTACAACTAGTTGGTATTGGCACAAGAATTTTTTTAGGTGGTGGTATTGGCTATGTCGCCTGGGAAGGTACTCAACACTTCCCCTTACAAAAGCGTTTGCCCAATCGTACACCCATTGGACCCTCTGCGACTTTAGCCTTAATCGGAGATGCCAAACAAATGGATGCGCGTTGGGTGCGTGGTTGTTACTTTAAAAGCTATGGTCCCTCGTTAATGTTGGGTGTAGGTGTTCCACTACCGGTATTAAACGAAGAAGTAGTTAAATGCTGTAGTGTCCAAGACAAAGATTTAGTAGCGCCAATCGTGGATTTTTCGATTCCTCGGCGCGTTCGTCCTACCTTTGGATTGGTGAGTTACGCCCAACTCAAGTCTGGGCGAATCACCATTGAGGGCAAAACTGTGAGGGTTGCTCCCCTAGCCAGTATGTTTTTTTCTCGGCAAATCGCAGCAGAATTAAAACAATGGATTTCAGCAGGTACTTTTACCCTCACAGAACCTGTGGCTCCAATTCCCATGGACAGGTCATTTTTACCCCAAGACCGTTGGACGGATTTTTAG
- a CDS encoding lipopolysaccharide assembly protein LapB codes for MSQPRNRWIVRIILALAVTAFVGVSVIPIISAINNPSPSNQNAASTSSTVPSSDQLSKLQDEVRGYELVLQREPENQTALNGLLQARLQLLSLKQGDIQGVIEPLEKLAQLNPEQSEYGVLLAQAKQQLGDQEGAAQAYRSILNTKPGDLKALQGMVALFLNQQRPEAAVDLLENALSKAEEGNKIQPGSVDTVAVQVLLGTVHASQKRYPQATSVYNQAIQKDPQDFRPVLAKAMLFREQGKVEEAKPLFDSASALAPAQYKDEINRAAATPTPAPAPAESSATPSEESSQE; via the coding sequence GTGTCTCAACCTCGCAATCGTTGGATAGTTAGGATCATCTTAGCGCTGGCAGTTACTGCATTTGTAGGCGTTTCGGTAATTCCTATTATTAGCGCAATTAATAATCCGTCACCCTCAAACCAAAATGCCGCTAGCACCAGCAGCACTGTACCTTCCTCTGATCAATTATCAAAGTTGCAAGACGAAGTACGAGGTTATGAATTGGTTTTGCAACGGGAACCAGAAAATCAAACTGCGCTGAATGGCTTATTACAGGCGAGGCTACAACTGCTGAGTTTAAAACAAGGTGATATTCAAGGAGTAATTGAGCCTCTAGAAAAACTAGCTCAACTCAATCCAGAACAGTCGGAATATGGAGTGTTGTTAGCTCAAGCCAAGCAGCAATTGGGCGATCAGGAAGGAGCAGCTCAAGCTTATCGCTCAATCTTAAACACTAAACCCGGTGATTTAAAGGCTTTGCAGGGGATGGTAGCTTTGTTCTTAAATCAGCAACGTCCTGAAGCGGCTGTTGATTTGCTGGAAAATGCCCTGTCTAAGGCAGAGGAGGGGAATAAAATTCAGCCTGGAAGTGTGGATACGGTGGCTGTACAGGTGCTATTAGGTACTGTTCATGCTTCCCAGAAACGCTATCCTCAAGCTACCTCTGTCTATAATCAAGCAATTCAGAAAGATCCTCAAGATTTTCGTCCCGTGTTAGCAAAAGCAATGCTTTTTAGAGAACAGGGCAAAGTTGAAGAAGCTAAACCTTTATTTGATAGCGCCTCGGCTTTAGCACCTGCTCAATACAAAGACGAAATTAACAGGGCTGCGGCTACTCCTACGCCAGCGCCAGCGCCTGCTGAATCGTCGGCAACTCCTTCTGAAGAGTCTTCTCAGGAGTAA
- a CDS encoding TMEM165/GDT1 family protein, translating to MLTAFTAALLLITISELGDKTFFIAVILATKHSRKLVFIGVASALAAMTILSVLFGQVVSFLPQTYLKYAEIILFVAFGIKLVYEASKMSSLNSDTEVNEAKEAVEKAELQTNIKTPLAILIEAFTLTFVAEWGDRTQIATIALAARYNAFGVATGAVLGHAICAAIAVIGGKLIAGRISERQLTFAGGCLFLIFGIVAAVEGV from the coding sequence GTGTTAACAGCATTTACCGCAGCTTTATTACTAATTACAATTTCAGAGCTAGGGGATAAAACATTTTTTATCGCTGTAATTTTAGCGACTAAACACTCGCGAAAGCTAGTATTCATCGGTGTAGCATCTGCCTTAGCTGCGATGACAATTCTATCAGTATTATTCGGGCAAGTAGTATCGTTTTTGCCACAAACTTATCTGAAGTACGCCGAAATAATTTTATTTGTGGCCTTTGGGATCAAGCTGGTGTATGAAGCTAGTAAAATGTCTAGTTTGAACTCTGATACCGAAGTAAATGAGGCTAAAGAGGCAGTTGAAAAAGCAGAGTTACAAACAAATATAAAAACTCCATTAGCCATTTTAATAGAAGCCTTTACACTCACATTTGTAGCAGAGTGGGGCGATCGCACACAAATTGCCACCATTGCCCTAGCTGCAAGATATAACGCCTTTGGAGTAGCTACGGGTGCAGTTTTAGGACACGCCATTTGTGCCGCGATCGCCGTCATTGGAGGTAAACTGATTGCCGGACGCATTTCCGAACGTCAACTCACCTTTGCCGGCGGATGTCTATTTCTGATCTTTGGTATCGTTGCTGCTGTAGAAGGAGTTTGA
- a CDS encoding SgcJ/EcaC family oxidoreductase, with the protein MKTTIARSALSSVFGAVLACASIVPITPVQAQTNCPRATRPEIAGLFDRWNSSLQTGDPNLVTENYARNAILLPTVSNQVRRNHEEIQDYFVKFLELQPIGKINYSSIRLYCGVAIDSGTYTFTVVNNGQTEQVRARYTFVYNRIGNRWLIAEHHSSAMPETITTSAE; encoded by the coding sequence ATGAAAACAACAATTGCTCGTTCTGCCCTATCATCAGTTTTTGGCGCAGTACTTGCTTGTGCAAGTATTGTGCCAATAACTCCTGTCCAAGCCCAAACGAACTGTCCCAGGGCTACTAGACCAGAAATTGCCGGACTTTTCGACCGCTGGAATAGTTCTTTACAAACGGGTGATCCCAATTTAGTGACCGAGAACTATGCCAGAAATGCGATTTTGTTGCCCACAGTTTCCAACCAAGTGCGACGAAATCATGAAGAAATTCAGGACTACTTTGTGAAGTTCTTGGAACTCCAACCCATAGGTAAAATTAATTACAGCAGTATTCGCCTTTATTGCGGTGTCGCTATTGATTCCGGGACATACACATTTACAGTCGTAAATAATGGTCAGACTGAACAAGTTCGGGCAAGATACACCTTTGTCTATAACAGAATCGGCAATAGATGGCTAATAGCAGAACATCACTCTTCAGCTATGCCAGAAACAATTACTACCAGCGCTGAATAA
- a CDS encoding succinate dehydrogenase/fumarate reductase flavoprotein subunit, which yields MLEHDVLIVGGGLAGCRAAVEIARTDPSLNVAVVAKTHPIRSHSVAAQGGMAASLKNVDSEDSWEAHAFDTVKGSDYLADQDAVAILAQEAPDVVIDLEHMGVLFSRLPDGRIAQRAFGGHSHDRTCYAADKTGHAILHELVNNLRRYGVHIYEEWYVMRLILESGEAKGVVMFHLLDGHIEVLRAKAVMFATGGYGRVYNTTSNDYASTGDGLAMTAIAGLPLEDMEFVQFHPTGLYPVGVLISEAVRGEGAYLINSDGDRFMKNYAPSRMELAPRDITSRAIAYEIRAGRGVHPDGSAGGPFVYLDLRHMGKEKIMSRVPFCWEEAHRLVGVDAVTQPMPIRPTNHYCMGGIPVNTDGRVRSSGDNLVEGFFAAGETACVSVHGANRLGSNSLLECIVYGKRTGAAIAQYVQNRKLPAVNESAYIEEAQQQIQALIEQPGKYRINQIRQAFQDCMTECCAVFRTEEVMREGWQKITELQQQYPQIYLDDKGTCWNTELVEALELRSLMVVGQTILASALNRQESRGAHFREDYPQRDDTNFLQHTMAYYSPAGIDIQYRPVVINMFEPKERKY from the coding sequence ATGTTGGAACATGATGTGCTTATTGTCGGAGGGGGATTGGCGGGATGTCGCGCTGCGGTGGAAATTGCGCGCACTGATCCTAGTTTAAATGTGGCTGTGGTGGCTAAAACTCATCCCATCCGTTCCCACTCGGTAGCAGCCCAAGGTGGGATGGCGGCTTCGCTAAAAAATGTTGATTCGGAAGATAGTTGGGAAGCACACGCTTTTGATACTGTCAAGGGTTCTGACTATTTAGCAGACCAAGACGCAGTGGCTATTCTCGCCCAGGAAGCCCCAGATGTGGTGATTGATCTGGAACACATGGGGGTTTTATTCTCGCGTTTACCTGATGGTCGCATTGCCCAACGCGCTTTTGGTGGACATTCTCACGATCGCACTTGCTACGCTGCGGATAAAACTGGTCACGCGATTCTACATGAGTTGGTTAACAACCTGCGGCGTTATGGTGTGCATATCTATGAGGAATGGTATGTCATGCGCTTGATTTTAGAATCAGGTGAGGCCAAGGGTGTGGTGATGTTTCACTTGTTAGATGGGCATATAGAGGTGCTGCGGGCGAAGGCGGTAATGTTTGCTACTGGTGGCTATGGTCGCGTTTATAATACTACTTCTAATGATTACGCTTCTACGGGCGACGGTTTGGCTATGACTGCGATCGCAGGTTTGCCCTTAGAAGATATGGAATTTGTGCAGTTTCACCCCACTGGTTTGTATCCGGTAGGGGTGCTGATTTCCGAAGCTGTCAGGGGCGAAGGGGCGTATTTAATTAATAGTGATGGCGATCGCTTCATGAAAAACTACGCACCCAGTCGCATGGAACTAGCCCCTCGTGATATTACCTCACGAGCGATCGCTTACGAAATTCGGGCTGGTCGTGGTGTTCATCCTGATGGTAGTGCAGGCGGTCCCTTTGTCTATCTTGACCTGCGACACATGGGCAAAGAAAAAATTATGAGTCGTGTTCCCTTTTGTTGGGAAGAAGCCCACCGTTTAGTCGGTGTTGACGCGGTAACTCAGCCGATGCCGATTCGCCCCACAAATCACTATTGTATGGGTGGTATCCCAGTGAACACCGATGGACGAGTTCGCAGCAGTGGAGATAATTTAGTTGAAGGCTTTTTTGCGGCTGGTGAAACAGCTTGTGTCTCTGTACATGGTGCTAATCGCCTCGGTAGTAATTCGCTACTAGAGTGTATAGTTTATGGTAAGCGGACTGGGGCAGCGATCGCTCAATATGTGCAGAATCGCAAGTTACCTGCTGTGAATGAGTCAGCCTACATCGAAGAAGCCCAGCAACAAATACAAGCCTTAATAGAACAGCCAGGGAAATATCGAATTAACCAAATTCGTCAAGCTTTCCAAGATTGCATGACTGAATGCTGTGCTGTTTTCCGGACTGAAGAAGTCATGCGGGAAGGTTGGCAAAAAATCACAGAATTACAACAGCAATACCCGCAAATTTATTTAGACGATAAAGGAACCTGCTGGAATACAGAACTTGTCGAAGCCCTAGAATTACGCAGTTTGATGGTGGTAGGACAAACAATTTTAGCCTCAGCCCTGAATCGCCAAGAAAGTCGCGGCGCACACTTCCGCGAAGATTATCCCCAGCGAGACGATACTAATTTTCTGCAACATACAATGGCTTATTATTCACCAGCAGGGATTGATATTCAATATCGCCCAGTGGTAATTAATATGTTTGAGCCAAAAGAGCGGAAGTATTAG